In bacterium, a single window of DNA contains:
- the rfbD gene encoding dTDP-4-dehydrorhamnose reductase gives MAAVTLMRVAVVGSAGQLGTEVIRALTEAGAYEVTPLDHTRIECTDRVGVEDVLRASRPDVVVNCAGYVRVDDCEDQAETAFRINACGGFYIARACETIGAACVYVSTDYVFDGELGRSYTEDDAPRPINVYGESKLAGEDLVRQASTRWLVVRLASLYGAAGARGKGGNFIETILAKAARGDTLRVVADIRMSPMYAVDAARALEALIRQRADGVVHVANAGHCSWYEFARQILELAQVPARLEPIRSAEYPAKARRPRDSSLASVRRETSGSWGRPWQEALRAYLIEKGHLVLVGDA, from the coding sequence GTGGCAGCGGTTACCCTGATGCGCGTGGCGGTGGTCGGCAGCGCCGGCCAACTGGGTACCGAAGTCATACGCGCCTTGACCGAGGCTGGGGCCTACGAGGTGACGCCGCTCGATCACACGCGCATCGAATGCACGGATCGCGTTGGCGTCGAAGACGTGTTGAGAGCGTCGAGGCCGGACGTCGTGGTGAACTGCGCCGGATATGTCCGAGTCGACGACTGCGAAGATCAAGCAGAAACGGCGTTTCGAATCAACGCGTGCGGGGGGTTCTATATCGCGCGGGCCTGCGAAACGATCGGGGCGGCGTGCGTCTACGTGAGCACGGACTACGTGTTTGACGGCGAGCTCGGTCGTTCCTACACGGAGGACGACGCGCCCCGCCCGATCAACGTGTACGGCGAGTCGAAGCTCGCTGGCGAGGATCTCGTTCGCCAGGCGAGTACGCGGTGGCTTGTCGTGCGTTTGGCCAGTCTGTACGGAGCGGCGGGCGCCAGAGGAAAGGGCGGCAACTTCATCGAGACGATCCTGGCCAAAGCGGCGCGCGGGGACACGCTCCGCGTGGTGGCCGATATCCGGATGTCGCCGATGTACGCTGTGGACGCTGCACGCGCCCTTGAGGCGCTCATCCGCCAACGCGCGGACGGGGTCGTGCACGTTGCCAACGCCGGCCACTGCAGCTGGTACGAGTTCGCGCGGCAGATCCTCGAGCTCGCGCAGGTTCCAGCCCGCTTGGAGCCGATTCGTTCGGCCGAGTATCCGGCGAAGGCCCGGCGGCCGCGTGACTCGTCCCTTGCGAGCGTTCGGCGCGAGACCAGTGGGTCGTGGGGACGCCCGTGGCAGGAAGCACTGAGGGCCTATTTGATCGAAAAGGGCCACCTCGTACTCGTGGGGGACGCGTGA